The Oncorhynchus kisutch isolate 150728-3 linkage group LG10, Okis_V2, whole genome shotgun sequence region TATACTCTCACTAGGAAAAGTGCCACTGCTCTATTGCATCCATTAGTAAATGTAGACTAccgtttaaaagtttggggtcagttagaaatgtcccagtttttgaaagaaaagcattttttgtccatttaaaataacatcaaattgatcagaaatacagtgtagacattgttaatgttgtaaatgaccatttACGGCttataaaaatgaagaaaaagtgatgtatattttaatggaatatctacataggcgtacagaggcccattatcagcaaccatcacttctgtgttccaatggcacgttgttagcgAATCCAAgtgttatcattttaaaagactaattgatcattagaaaacccttttgcaattatgttagcacagctgaaaactgttgttctgatttgaagaagcaacaaaactggccttctttagacgagtttagtatctggagcatcagcatttgtggttttGATTACAGGcgcaaaatggccagaaacaatgaactttcttctgaaactcgtcagtctattcttgttctgagaaattaaggttattccatgcgggaaattgccaagaaactgaagatctcgtacaacgctgtgtactactcccttcacagaacagcgcaaactagctctaaccagacaagaggacaagtacattagagtctagtttgagaaacagatgcctcagaagtcctcaactggcagcttcattaaatagtacccgcaaaacaccagtctcaacatcaacagtgaagaggcgactccaggatactggccttctaggcagagttgcaaaggaaaagccatatctcagactggccaatgaaaAGATTAATATCGGCAAAATAACACAAACTGGGCAGAGGAAAATtggggaaaaaagtgttatggacagagtttgaggtgttcggatcataaagaagaacattcgtgagacgcagactaaatgaaaagatgctggaggcaatgtgatggtctgggggtggtggtaaagtgggatatTTGTaaagggtaaaagggatcttgaagaggGAAGGCTACCACTCCATCTGGAacaccatgccataccctgtggacggcgcttaattggagccaatttcctcctaccacaggacaaagacccaaagcacagctccaaactatgcaagaactatttggggaagaagcagtcagctggtattctctTTATAATGGAgtagccagcacagtcaccggatctcaaccctattgagctgttgtgggagcagcttgactgtatgggtacgtaagaagtgcccatttTGCCAATCCatcttgtgggaggtgcttcagtaagcatggggtgaaatttcttcagattacctcaacaaattgacaacaagaatgccaaaggtctgcaaggtcGTAACTGCTGCCAATGGACGAAAggaaagtttgaaggacacaattatttcaAAGTCTactatttcctattcattttgcaactcatttcatgtatgttttcatggaaaacaaggaagTTCTAAGTGAcccaacttttgaatggtagtgtatgaaTTGTTCCAACTGATTGCATTTTCTAGATAGGCTGTAACATCTGGCACTAATTTGTGGAACATGCACAGTACATACATGCataaggaaagtattcagacccctttttccactttttgttacgttacagccttattctaaattggatgaaataaaaaattgttaatctacacacaatacctcataatgacaaagcaaaaacagtttttttttttggaaTCTTTGCAAATAGTAATTAAAAACCAGAACTTacatattcagactctttgctatgagacttgaaattgaactCTGGTGTattgtttcaattgatcatccttgatgtttcgaCAACATAATTAGAGTCCACCTGtcgtaaattaaattgattggacatgatttggaaaggcacacacctgtttatataaaggtcacacagttgacagtgcatgtcagagcaaaaaacaagtcatgaggtcgaaggaatggtCCGTAAAGCTCAGAGATAGGATTGTATCGAGGAACAGgtctgggaagggtaccaaaacatttctggagcattgaaggtccccaagaacacagtggcctccatcattcttaaatgtaagaagtttggaatccCCAAGACTCTTAGAGCTGACggaccggccaaactgagcaatcgggggagaagggccatggtgaccaagaacccgatggttactcagacagagctccagagttcctatgtggagatggttgtccttctggaaggttctaccatctatgcagcactccagcaatcaggcatttatggtagtggccagactgaagccactcctcagtaaaaggcacatgaaagcctgcttggagtttgctaagaggcacctaaagactctgaccatgagaaacaagattcaactctttggcctgaatgtcaagtgtcacgtctggaggagacctggcaccatccctatggtgaagcatggtggtggcagcatcatgctgtggggatgtttttcagcagggactgggagactagtcaggatcgagggaaagatcaatggagcaaagtacagagagatccttgatgaatgagctcctgagcgctctggagcagcttGACTGGGACGACGGTTCACCTTCTAACtggacaacgaccataagcacacagccaagaccacgcATGAGTGGCTTTGGGGAAagtcttgagtggcccagccagagcccggacttgaacccgatctaacatctctggagagaccaggaaatagctgtgcagcgacgcttcccatccaacctgacagcgcttgagagtagacgaatgggagaatctccccaaacacaggtatgccaagcttgtagcgtcatcccCAAGAAGAATCgacgctgtaatcgctgacaaaggtgcttcaacaatgtctGAATTCGTATGTATATGTTATTTtggtttatttatacatttgtaaagAAATCGAAAAACCTgtatttgctttgtcaatatggggtattgtgtgacgATTTAGGGaggggaaaaacaattgaatacttttagaataaggctgtaacgttacaaaatgtggaaaagggggtctgaatactttccgaatgcactgtatacttgcTTTTGTCGTTTTCGATGTATAATGATATTTGATTGGCATCTGTTATATAGAGCACATTACATAGCCTTATTAACCTCGGTAACACATTTGTAATTTATCCATGCAAGACTGAAGTTAAGGTTGTTTTACCTGTTACATAAACCCTCCACCCTGCCAAACAATAAATATGTGAAGGGAGTCTCCACATACACTGCTAACATGTTTTGACCCGCATTTTATTCCCCAAATGTGAAAGGACGAGCTTTTGGCATATCCCTCACACTCATTGAGATCCCATCTAAACAGAAACCGCTGTTTACACTGGAATATAAACTCATTTTGTTTATGATACACAATTGATATAACCTATTGATGACTACagttacagtgtcttcagaaaatattcataccccttgatttacaTAAATATGCACATCCAtttgacactccaaattgagctccggtgattccaatttcctttgatcatccttgatgtcactacaacttgattggactccacAGTGGCCAAttaaattgtttggacatgatttagaaaaacACCTGtcctatataagttcccacagtttacagtgcatgtcggAGCAGAAGTTCCTCAGATTTCATGGTAGTTATCTGTAGATCTCTGAGAGAATTGTAATGAggcatacagtggcaagaaaacgtttgtgaacccttggatttaataactggttgaccctccttttcgcagcaataacctcaaccaaacattttcagtagttgcggatcagacctgcacaaaggTCCGgaagaattttggaccattcctctttacaaaactgtttcagttcagcaatattcttggatgtctggtgtgaactaggattcttcttaacctcattgagcattcagcactgtgctcttgcagtcatcattgcaggatggccactcctagggagagtagcaacggtgctgaactttctccatttatagacaatttgtcctACTTTGGACTGATGAAAATCAAgtcttttagagatacttttgtaacccttttcagctttatgcaagtcaacaattcttcatCTTAGGTGTTCTGAGacctcttttgttcgaggcatggttcatatcaggcaatgcttcttgtgaatagcaaactcaaactGAGTGGTTTTTATAGGGctaggcagctctaaccaacacctctaatctcgtctcattgattggactccaattagcttttggagaagtcattagcctaggggttcaaatacatacatacttttttttttacctacactgtgaatgtttaaatgatgtattcaatatagacaagaaaaatacagtaatttgtgtgttattagtttaagcacactgtctaTCGTTGTGACTTAAATGAAGatggggcggcagatagcctagtgtttagagcattgggccagtaaccaaaaggttgctagaaccaacccccgagctgacaaggtaaaaatctgtcgttctgcccctgaacaaggcagttaacaagGCAGAACAAATTTGTTGACCAATTAGCAACATTTTACTGAAAACATGcgttcactttttcattatgttgtattgtgtgtagatgggtgagagagagagatcactaatcaattttgaattcgggctgtaaaacaacaaattgtggaaatcaaggggaatgaatactttctgaaggcactgtatgacatACAACATGTTAACTGTTCGCTGCTGCTTACATTCTGCAAATCGGCCCCTCTGGTTTAGAAAAGCTGTTTCAGAATGCGATTGTCATCAAAATAGAGTAGTCACCCCCTGCATGAAAATGGATACGCTTGTTAGAACGCCTTCAGTGATTTAGGGTGTGAATAATAGATTGGTTTGCGAATGCCTCAAATGGCATAGATGGCTGGTAGTTTCGATGTGGGAAATGTGATGTGTTTCCTTGGTAACTGAGCACATTGTTACTTGGGTGTTTGTTTTTTTGGAGGGTAGGAATTTGCTTTGATCAGTTAGTCTCCTGGCTATCTGTCTAGAAAACAACATATCTTGTGGGGAAGGAAAGAAATTGGGTTGGATGTCTACGGAGATACTAATCCACAGAATCTGTGCAGATTGAAGACCTACTCTCATATTAATGCATAATCATTTGTCAATGGATCTAGGCTAGATTCTGTTGGCCTCATATTGTTTGGGCTTGATAAGTGAATAATTTCCACCTCAGTTAATTTTTTTTGATACTGTCAAAATTCCTCTGTTGGCAGGTTAATGAAAATGTTGAGCTGGACAACTGGGGTAATGTCTCAAAGAAAATAAACCTAATAAAAATAGCGCTTTGTCCCTGTGCTTCTGAAAACACTCCAAAAACCGCTAAACTAAATTTAATGCATTTGCTTTCATCCATTCACTCTCAATTAGCTAGGTTCTCATAAGAGCAGCAGGTCTCCAATATTTTTGCATCAATTTGAATACTTAATAAACATACCATCCATAGTGGATGAATACATAGTTACAGCTCCAACTCTGAGCCCTCTAATCCTGAATGGGCCCACGTacaatatttgatttatttacatATACACATTATATTGGTTTCGCACATACAATATTTGATTTATATTGAATAAATACAGGCCTACACACCTAATGTGTATAttatattgtttaacttggttatATAACgtgttatgtttttattttcttcCTTGCAGCCTGTATTGCCCCACACAGCGGTGTGCTTCTCGTGTGGGGAGGCGGGGAAGGAGGACACAGTGGACACAGAAGAAGAGAAGTTTAGCCTCTCTCTGATGGAGTGTACCATCTGCAACGAGATCATCCACCCCAGCTGCCTCAAGGTGGGGCCAGACCCTCCATGTGTATGGCCGGCTGTCATAGCTGGAGAAGTagagtgtctctctcactcacacacacacacacacacacacacaatcttccaTTCATACTGTCctaagtcaaatgtctgctcTGTATAGTATTGGTTACATACATTTATTGATTGTGATTTCATTTGTTTATTTTCTCCAACCTACAGATGGGTAAAGCAGAAGGCATCATAAACGATGAAATCCCGAATTGTTGGGAGTGTCCAAAATGCCACAAGGAAGGCAAGACCAGTAAGGTGAGAACTGTGACAGGGAACACTGGTCTGTCAGGCTCTGCTGATAAAACTAAACCAGAGGGTGACGAAGGACATCTATGATTGTATGGATTAATCAATAATGGTTGATAAGGTAGTAGGACTGATTTGGAATGGAACACGTTGTGTAAATAAGTTCTTAAATTGGAATAGAATTTTGTGTTTCATTGACCCTATCCCCATTTCATATACTGAAGTAGGCTAtagtaggggtggcaggtagcctagtggttagagcgttgggccagtaaccgaaaggttgctagatcgaatccccgagctgccatggtcgttctacccctgaacaaggcagttcttaggccgtcattgtaaataagaatttcttcttaactgacctgccaaGTTAAAAAGGTAAATGACAGAGTGCATTTGGAAGGTATTCAGAACCctagacttttcccacattttgttacgcctcattctaaaatgattacattgtttttttccacactcatcaatctatacacaataccccgtaataacaaagcaaatacgggtttttagaaatctttgcaaatgtattaaaaatgtacaatggaaataccgcatttacataagtattcagacactttactcagtactttgttgaaatacttttggcagcgattagagcCTTGTCTTCTTAGGTATCAAGCTTGGCACATTagactacaagcttggcacaactgtattcgGGGCGTTTCTCCcgtttttctctgcagatcctctcaagctctgccaggctGGATGGGgattgttgctgcacagctattttctggtctctccagaaatgttgaatcgggttcaagtctgggttctggctgggccactcaaggacattcggaaacttgtcccgaagccactcctgtgtattcttggctgtgcgcttagggtcgttgtcctgttggaaggtgaaccttcgccccagtctcaaGGTCCTCTCCGTACttggctctgttcatctttccctcattcctgactagtctcccagtccctgccgctgaaaaatatccccacagcatgatgatgccaccaccaaatcaaatcaaatttatttatatagcccttcgtacatcagctgatatctcaaagtgctgtacagaaacccagcctaaaaccccaaacagcaagcaatgcaggtgtagaagcacggtggctaggaaaaactccctagaaaggccaatacctaggaagaaacctagagaggaaccaggctatgtggggtggccagtcctcttctggctgtgccgggtggagattataacagaacatggccaagatgttcaaatgttcataaatgaccagcatggtcgaataataataaggcagaacagttgaaactggagcagcagcacagtcaggtggaagttgaaactggagcagcagcatggccaggtggactggggacagcaaggagtcatcatgtcaggtagtcctggggcatggtcctagggctcaggtcagttgaaactggaacagcagcatggccaggtggactggggacagcaaggagtcatcatgtcaggtagtcctggggcatggtcctagggctcaggtcagttgaaactggaacagcagcatggccaggtggactggggacagcaaggagtcatcatgtcaggtagtcctggggcatggtcctagggctcaggtcctccgagagagagaaagaaagagagaaggagagaattagagaacgcacacttagattcacacaggacacggaataggacaggagaagtactccagatataacaaactgaccccagctccccgacacataaactactgcagcataaatactggaggctgagacaggatggtgccaggtttcttccatacttgacgcttggcattcaggccagagttgaatcttggtttcatcagacaagagaatcttgtttctcatggtctgagagtcctttaggtgccttttggcaaattccaagcgggctgtcatgtgccttttactgaggactggcttccgtctggccactgtattataaaggcctgattggtggagtgctgcagatgtggttgtccttctggaaggttctctcatcgcCATAGatgagctctgtcagtgaccatcaggttcttggtcacctctatgaccatggcccttctccccacgattgctcagtttggccgggcggccagctgtaagaagattcttggtggttccacacttcttccatttaagaatgatggaggccagtgtgttcttggggaccttcaatgccgcagAATTTTTTTTGGTCCCTTCCCCGggtctgttcctcgacacaatcctgtctcgaagctctatggacaatcccttcaacctcatggcttggtttttgctctgacatgcactatcaactgtgggatcttgtgtgcctttccaaatcatgttcaattaatttaatttgtagaaacatctcaaggatgatcaatggaaactcgatgcacctgagctcaattctaagttattttctttatttaaattagctaaaatgtctaaacctgtttttgctctgtcGTTATGggattttgtgtgtagattgaggattttttaactttttttattttattttttacattcattttaaaagaaggctgtaatgtaacaaagtggaaaggggtctgaatacattccgaatgcacagtaCATATTCTTAAatcctcctcccctttctccacACATCAGGACGGGGGTGATGGTTCAGGGAAGAGGCGGATGGACAACGGGGAAGTGGGCCGATGGAAGCTAACAGACGATCCTCCGCCCACCAAAAAGAAACCCCCCTCTTTAGAAGACGGGGGGCGGCAGGACGGTCAcaagaggaagaaggagaaggagcttCCCCAGGACAGCGGCCCCAAAAAGAAGGTTGGAAGATCTTTGCAGTGTTGCAGTATGCAAACATTTAGCAGCAtgcacactgagtataccaaacattaggaacaccttaatattgagttgcatacccccccatttgccctcagaacagcctcaatttgtcagggcatggactctaaaaggggcagaaagcattccacagggatgctggcccatgttgaccccaatgcttcccacagttgtgtcaagttggctggatgtcttttgggtggtggaccatacttgatacacatgggaaactgtgtgTATCAACGCtattgtgaaaaacccagcagcgctgcggtctgaatggcacacatacactattcatgtcttaattgtctcagggcttaaaaatacttatttaacctgtctcccccccttcatctacactgatttaacatgtgacatcaataagggatcatagctttcacctggattcatctggtcagtctgtcatggaaagtgcaggtgtccttaatgttttgtatgctcagTGTATCATTGCTTAGAGGCCTACTAGTTGTGACCAGTTGCTATGAACGCAGCTTGCCAACTCTTGTCTCTGTCTGACCTTCTCACTCAGATGAAAGGGGCACATGAAAAACGCTTGAAAAAGGTACATTTTCATATGAAGATCAAGTTTTAAGCTCCGTCATAAAGCATATGGTAACTAAGAGCTAGATTCAATCTGTATCGCAGTAGATCCCAGTACATTCTGATTGAGCTGACATCTGCAgtgtttaccatgaatgcagtctTCGCGaatgcgggaacattgccttagAATTTCAATCAAGCGATAACGCGGTTCTTCTGAGATACGGACTGAATCCATCTCTTAGTTGACTTAGTTATATTTCTCaatggtaaaggttagggttCATGCTCCTCTGTCACTCTCTTCACTAACGTTATCCCTCCCATGACAGAAACAGAAGCCTAACGTGTCAGAGACTGCAGAGTCCAATGGGCCCAACTCCTCCACCGGAGGCAGCCAGGGTTCCGGAGGGGGTTCCAACTCCACGCAGTCTCCCACCTCCACGGCCAGCCAGGACCAGCGCTCGCACCACCGCGAGAAATTGGAGCGCTTCAAGCGCATGTGTCAACTCCTTGAGCGTGTCCGCGAGTCCAGCTCATCGAGCTCGTCTAGTTCAGAGTCTGACTCGGAGTCCGACTCTGACTCGCCTTCCGGTTCAGATGGCCGCCGCGGCTCTGAACCCTCCTCCCCCGTACCCGTCGCTTATAGCAACAGTGCGAGGGAGCGCAACCGGGAacgggacagggagagggacaggaggctGGCGGAGCTGGGCTTCAGTGCCAGTGAGGACTCTGAGGGAAGTGttaaggaggaggaagaggaggatgcgGTGGAGGAGCAGGTTGTGGGAGACAAGCCTCGGCGTAGGGGGGAGGGACCTCCACGGGGCCGCAAGGGGCTCACGACGGACGGGAATGACGAGGAGAGCGGGGAGAGGAGTCGGAAGTCTACCCCATtgcctccaccctcccctctctcctccactcagcCTCCACATTCGTCCGGCCACGGTCCCTCGCCAGGTTCCGAGGGCTTCTCCGGTAAGCGCAGCAATGGCTCCGAGACGCGCAATGGACGGACACGGGCAGGGGTGAGGGACCGGGAGACTCAGGAGAAGGAGAACGCCAACAATAGCGGCGGTTCGGTGGCCAACCACCGACACGGAACTGGCAAAGGCAACAAGGGCAACAAGATCCGTAACAACAAGCAAACAGGGTCCCAACCAACGTCGAGGAACAGTAGCAACTCTTCCGCTTCTACTGCCACTACCACATccaatgggggagggggggggctgcTGGGCCCAGGCAGCAACTCCTCAGGGGGCATGTCAGCCCTCGCCGCCTCACCCCGATCACAGCCTTCCCGGATGGCTCCACGCTCGCAGATGATGAAACGCAGCCCCCCTGCTGTGCCCTCGCCTCCCCGGCCTGTTCAGATGGAGCGGCACTTGGTTCGGCCACCGCCTGCCTGCCCCGAGCCCCACTGCTTGCCCCTGGACAGCGGCTCCTCCCACGTGATGCCCCGCGACGTCTGGCTCCGCGTCTTCCAGCACCTCAGCCAGAGGGAGCTGTGCGTCTGCATGAGGGTCTGTCGGACATGGAGCCGGTGGTAAGTCTAGACAAAGGGTTCAGATGTGGTCAGCATCCGGTTGGGCTGGAAGAGGGTGGTTCAACACAGTTGTTTGGACTACTAAGAAATGCATCTTTGATGTTGAGAACAATAGAAAACCATCCCTGAAAGGATATTCATTGACTGCAGTGTCTCAAATTCTGTGGTGTACAGTAGACCAGACTTTCTTTTGTTCTCATCCCAGTCTTTtattttctcttgctctctcaggTGCTGTGATAAGAGATTGTGGACTCAGATTGACCTCAGCCGGCAGCGCTCCATCACCCCTCCTATGCTGAGTGGTATAATCCGCAGGCAACCAGTCTCCCTTAACCTGAGCTATACCAACATCTCGAAGAAGCAGCTCATGTGGCTCATCAACCGTCTACAAGGTATCTTGTGTTCATTCAACACCTCTGCCTCCCTACTTACGTCTTTTTTTCCATCAATATAGCCTGATCATGACCTATTGTAGTTGGGCTGTCGTCACCGTATTGCTCGTCTGCCTCAGAGATTACGCTAAGTCCtggcctttctctttctctcccaggtCTACTGGAGCTGAATGTGTCGGGCTGTCCCTGGTCCTCTGTGTCGGCCCTGTGTCAGGCTGCTTGTCCCTGCCTGTGTCTGCTCGACCTCAGCCGAGTAGAAGACATGAAGGACTCGCACCTGAGGGAGCTACTGGCGCCCCCTACTGACACTCGGACAGGTTAGTGACAAGTAACTCACATGATTGATTAGCCATCCATAACCTGCAATACATTATGGAAGGGAAGATGCCATATTGTGTTCATTGGATAGATTTGATATCACAAATACCAATCTGTGCTGTAATATACTGTTTAATTTCACTGTATTGTCATGCTTGTTTCCAGTGAAGGTTGTTGCAAGTGAACAACCACGCCCTCTTCATAAGCATGATAAACACAGACTGAATCTTAAAAGTCCTGTAACATATTTTGCTTTGTTCTTGGTCAAAAAGctcatggagagagcagaggggggaggtTCCAGAACGTAACGGAGCTGCGATTGGCCGGGCTGGACTTGACAGATGTCACGTCCCGCCTCTTGGTGCGCTACCTGCCCCACTTGACCAAGCTGGACCTGAGTCAGTGTGGCAACATCACGGACCAGACTATCCACACACTGACCTCCCCCATGTCTCCACTGAAGGACAGCCTCGCCCACCTCAACCTGGCAGGTAAAGACTACACGGTAGACTCACTAGCCTCAAATACACCAAGGTAGGTAccctgttttttaaaatgttgtgTATTTGAGCATTGCCGGTTCAGACGACTAATGAGCAGGGATCTGCTCCAGATACTGACCTCTTCTTCCCTCTGAGATGTTTAATCATGCTAAAGTAGCAACATATAGAGGTACTTGTTCTCTTATTTCTGAACAATATCAACCTGGCTCCTGATTCAAATATTTAAACCAGGTATACTCATGGAAGTGTTGCAGTCATTGTGGTTAGGTAGGTTAACCGTTGGTTGTTAACCTCCTGTTGTTTCCTCTTGTCCGCAGGCTGTGTGAAGGTGACGGAGCAGTGCCTGCCCCTGTTGCGCCGCTGTGCCTCCCTACAGAGCGCTGACCTGCGCTCCTGCACCTTGCTCACCCCCGATGTCTGTcagctcctctccttcccttgcCCTGACGATAGAGTGCTGCTCAAGAACAGCTAAGGGCCTGCAACGCCCACCCCCCACATCAACCACCGCCACACTACAGAGAGATAAGCGAACGAGAGGGACCCTGTGATGTGGGCAGTGAGCTAGCCAGAGGGAAAAGGACATGCAGTGGGAGCCACGAAAGAGAAATTTGGGATTAGAGAATGAGAAAACATAGACCTTTGCCTACATTTCTCTGGATTGACTTGTTTGTGAACGGACATCATTGAAAATGTTTCAGCATGTACATATTCAATATCTGTACAatgggtgtgtgtatataaatGTAGTTTACTGTAAATTATCCACTCTCTGCCCCttacctccctcctaccctcaCACCAACCATGGCACACATTATCCAGCTGACATGTGTAAAGGCACTGCACTGCGCCGCCGTATTGAACTAGCATAATTTGCACTCCATAATTAAAAGCTCCTGAC contains the following coding sequences:
- the LOC109898366 gene encoding F-box/LRR-repeat protein 19 isoform X2; this encodes MSGSKALGGARRRRTRCRRCQACMRTECGECHFCKDMKKFGGPGRMKQSCLLRQCTAPVLPHTAVCFSCGEAGKEDTVDTEEEKFSLSLMECTICNEIIHPSCLKMGKAEGIINDEIPNCWECPKCHKEGKTSKDGGDGSGKRRMDNGEVGRWKLTDDPPPTKKKPPSLEDGGRQDGHKRKKEKELPQDSGPKKKKQKPNVSETAESNGPNSSTGGSQGSGGGSNSTQSPTSTASQDQRSHHREKLERFKRMCQLLERVRESSSSSSSSSESDSESDSDSPSGSDGRRGSEPSSPVPVAYSNSARERNRERDRERDRRLAELGFSASEDSEGSVKEEEEEDAVEEQVVGDKPRRRGEGPPRGRKGLTTDGNDEESGERSRKSTPLPPPSPLSSTQPPHSSGHGPSPGSEGFSGKRSNGSETRNGRTRAGVRDRETQEKENANNSGGSVANHRHGTGKGNKGNKIRNNKQTGSQPTSRNSSNSSASTATTTSNGGGGGLLGPGSNSSGGMSALAASPRSQPSRMAPRSQMMKRSPPAVPSPPRPVQMERHLVRPPPACPEPHCLPLDSGSSHVMPRDVWLRVFQHLSQRELCVCMRVCRTWSRWCCDKRLWTQIDLSRQRSITPPMLSGIIRRQPVSLNLSYTNISKKQLMWLINRLQGLLELNVSGCPWSSVSALCQAACPCLCLLDLSRVEDMKDSHLRELLAPPTDTRTAHGESRGGRFQNVTELRLAGLDLTDVTSRLLVRYLPHLTKLDLSQCGNITDQTIHTLTSPMSPLKDSLAHLNLAGCVKVTEQCLPLLRRCASLQSADLRSCTLLTPDVCQLLSFPCPDDRVLLKNS
- the LOC109898366 gene encoding F-box/LRR-repeat protein 19 isoform X1, whose amino-acid sequence is MSGSKALGGARRRRTRCRRCQACMRTECGECHFCKDMKKFGGPGRMKQSCLLRQCTAPVLPHTAVCFSCGEAGKEDTVDTEEEKFSLSLMECTICNEIIHPSCLKMGKAEGIINDEIPNCWECPKCHKEGKTSKDGGDGSGKRRMDNGEVGRWKLTDDPPPTKKKPPSLEDGGRQDGHKRKKEKELPQDSGPKKKMKGAHEKRLKKKQKPNVSETAESNGPNSSTGGSQGSGGGSNSTQSPTSTASQDQRSHHREKLERFKRMCQLLERVRESSSSSSSSSESDSESDSDSPSGSDGRRGSEPSSPVPVAYSNSARERNRERDRERDRRLAELGFSASEDSEGSVKEEEEEDAVEEQVVGDKPRRRGEGPPRGRKGLTTDGNDEESGERSRKSTPLPPPSPLSSTQPPHSSGHGPSPGSEGFSGKRSNGSETRNGRTRAGVRDRETQEKENANNSGGSVANHRHGTGKGNKGNKIRNNKQTGSQPTSRNSSNSSASTATTTSNGGGGGLLGPGSNSSGGMSALAASPRSQPSRMAPRSQMMKRSPPAVPSPPRPVQMERHLVRPPPACPEPHCLPLDSGSSHVMPRDVWLRVFQHLSQRELCVCMRVCRTWSRWCCDKRLWTQIDLSRQRSITPPMLSGIIRRQPVSLNLSYTNISKKQLMWLINRLQGLLELNVSGCPWSSVSALCQAACPCLCLLDLSRVEDMKDSHLRELLAPPTDTRTAHGESRGGRFQNVTELRLAGLDLTDVTSRLLVRYLPHLTKLDLSQCGNITDQTIHTLTSPMSPLKDSLAHLNLAGCVKVTEQCLPLLRRCASLQSADLRSCTLLTPDVCQLLSFPCPDDRVLLKNS